The Falco peregrinus isolate bFalPer1 chromosome 1, bFalPer1.pri, whole genome shotgun sequence genome has a window encoding:
- the DDB2 gene encoding DNA damage-binding protein 2 isoform X1 — protein MAPVNPPKDKKHERAHEHWPEEAKSAGKRKADYGELGNEPPAKRLFVRKTSKPPEKIGWSGGASVVRNSRALFHQLERQCSIVHYVYQNMLGGSIRAQLRQCLQLPFLRSLASYRLFRTASPFDRRVTCLEWHPTHPSTVAVGSKGGDIILWDYEVLTKTCFIKGKGPGDSLGDIKFSPYEAMKLYVASGDGTLSLQDLEGRAVQVISRAPDCGHEYHNVCCWYCSVDVSASCRAVVTGDNVGNVVLLSTSGEEIWKLKLHKKKVTHVEFNSRCEWLLATASVDQTVKIWDLRNMKNKMDFLHVLPHDKPVNAAYFSPTDGAKLLSTDQHSEIRVYSSSDWTKPQHLIPHPHRQFQHLTPIKATWHPRYDLIVAGRYPDPKFPGYTVNELRTVDVFDGNTGEMVCQLHDPNASGIISLNKFNPMGDTLASGMGFNILIWSRKEMVAKKQEHLLKAMTEQGIGSWSWSRRGGQRQANPGTSKLKANLLSWELEETRTKSSNSKSQGRKRKGKDLEN, from the exons ATGGCTCCAGTGAACCCGCCAAAGGACAAGAAGCACGAGAGGGCACATGAGCATTGGCCGGAAGAGGCAAAATCAGCTGGGAAGAGGAAAGCGGACTACGGGGAGCTAGGGAATGAGCCACCAGCAAAGAGGTTGTTTGTGAGAAAAACATCCAAACCCCCAGAGAAAATCG GTTGGAGTGGCGGTGCGTCCGTGGTGAGGAACAGCAGAGCCCTTTTCCATCAGCTGGAGCGGCAGTGCAGCATCGTTCATTATGTCTACCAGAACATGCTGGGAGGCTCCATTCGGGCACAGCTCAGGCAG TGTCTGCAGCTGCCCTTTCTGCGCTCTCTTGCCTCATACCGCCTCTTTCGAACGGCAAGTCCCTTTGACAGGAGAGTGACATGCCTGGAATGGCATCCAACGCACCCCAGTACTGTAGCTGTTGGCTCCAAAGGTGGAGACATCATCCTTTGGGACTACGAAGTACTTACTAAAACCTGCTTCATCAAAGGG AAAGGGCCAGGAGATTCTCTCGGAGACATCAAGTTCAGCCCTTATGAGGCAATGAAGCTCTATGTGGCATCAGGGGATGGCACCCTAAGCCTGCAGGACCTTGAGGGCAGAGCGGTGCAGGTGATCTCCCGTGCCCCGGACTGTGGCCATGAGTACCACAATGTTTG CTGCTGGTACTGCAGTGTCGATGTCTCCGCAAGCTGCCGTGCGGTGGTGACGGGTGATAACGTGGGGAACGTGGTCCTTCTCAGCACTTCTGGTGAAGAG attTGGAAGCTGAAATTGCACAAGAAGAAAGTGACTCATGTGGAGTTTAACTCCCGATGTGAGTGGTTGTTGGCCACAGCGTCTGTGGATCAGACAGTCAAAATTTGGGACCtcagaaacatgaaaaacaaaatggattttcttcATGTGCTTCCTCATGACAAACCTGTCAATGCAG CTTACTTCAGCCCAACAGATGGTGCCAAGCTCCTGAGCACAGACCAGCACAGTGAAATCAGGGTTTACTCATCTTCAGACTGGACCAAGCCACAGCACCTGATCCCACATCCCCACCGGCAGTTTCAGCACCTCACACCTATTAAG GCTACGTGGCATCCTCGCTATGACCTCATTGTAGCAGGTCGCTACCCAGACCCTAAGTTCCCAGGGTACACGGTGAACGAGCTACGAACCGTTGATGTATTCGATGGAAACACTGGGGAGATGGTTTGTCAGCTCCATGATCCAAATGCTTCTGGTATCATCTCG CTCAATAAATTTAACCCTATGGGAGACACGCTGGCTTCTGGCATGG GCTTTAATATTCTGATCTGGAGCCGGAAGGAGATGGTGGCCAAGAAGCAAGAACATCTTTTGAAAGCCATGACAGAACAGGGGATTGGAAGCTGGAGTTGGTCCAGACGTGGAGGGCAGAGGCAAGCAAACCCTGGGACAAGCAAACTCAAAGCTAACTTACTGTCTTGGGAGCTGGAGGAGACGAGAACAAAAAGCAGTAATTCTAAATCACAGGGAAGGAAGCGAAAAGGGAAGGATCTAGAGAACTGA
- the DDB2 gene encoding DNA damage-binding protein 2 isoform X2, translating into MAPVNPPKDKKHERAHEHWPEEAKSAGKRKADYGELGNEPPAKRLFVRKTSKPPEKIGWSGGASVVRNSRALFHQLERQCSIVHYVYQNMLGGSIRAQLRQCLQLPFLRSLASYRLFRTASPFDRRVTCLEWHPTHPSTVAVGSKGGDIILWDYEVLTKTCFIKGMGAGGAITGMKFNPFNPSQLYTSSVAGTTTLQDFNGNTVRVFTSTENWDCWYCSVDVSASCRAVVTGDNVGNVVLLSTSGEEIWKLKLHKKKVTHVEFNSRCEWLLATASVDQTVKIWDLRNMKNKMDFLHVLPHDKPVNAAYFSPTDGAKLLSTDQHSEIRVYSSSDWTKPQHLIPHPHRQFQHLTPIKATWHPRYDLIVAGRYPDPKFPGYTVNELRTVDVFDGNTGEMVCQLHDPNASGIISLNKFNPMGDTLASGMGFNILIWSRKEMVAKKQEHLLKAMTEQGIGSWSWSRRGGQRQANPGTSKLKANLLSWELEETRTKSSNSKSQGRKRKGKDLEN; encoded by the exons ATGGCTCCAGTGAACCCGCCAAAGGACAAGAAGCACGAGAGGGCACATGAGCATTGGCCGGAAGAGGCAAAATCAGCTGGGAAGAGGAAAGCGGACTACGGGGAGCTAGGGAATGAGCCACCAGCAAAGAGGTTGTTTGTGAGAAAAACATCCAAACCCCCAGAGAAAATCG GTTGGAGTGGCGGTGCGTCCGTGGTGAGGAACAGCAGAGCCCTTTTCCATCAGCTGGAGCGGCAGTGCAGCATCGTTCATTATGTCTACCAGAACATGCTGGGAGGCTCCATTCGGGCACAGCTCAGGCAG TGTCTGCAGCTGCCCTTTCTGCGCTCTCTTGCCTCATACCGCCTCTTTCGAACGGCAAGTCCCTTTGACAGGAGAGTGACATGCCTGGAATGGCATCCAACGCACCCCAGTACTGTAGCTGTTGGCTCCAAAGGTGGAGACATCATCCTTTGGGACTACGAAGTACTTACTAAAACCTGCTTCATCAAAGGG ATGGGAGCTGGAGGGGCCATCACAGGAATGAAGTTTAACCCTTTTAACCCTAGTCAGCTGTACACTTCGTCAGTTGCCGGCACTACCACCCTGCAGGATTTTAATGGCAATACTGTCCGGGTCTTCACCAGCACCGAGAACTGGGA CTGCTGGTACTGCAGTGTCGATGTCTCCGCAAGCTGCCGTGCGGTGGTGACGGGTGATAACGTGGGGAACGTGGTCCTTCTCAGCACTTCTGGTGAAGAG attTGGAAGCTGAAATTGCACAAGAAGAAAGTGACTCATGTGGAGTTTAACTCCCGATGTGAGTGGTTGTTGGCCACAGCGTCTGTGGATCAGACAGTCAAAATTTGGGACCtcagaaacatgaaaaacaaaatggattttcttcATGTGCTTCCTCATGACAAACCTGTCAATGCAG CTTACTTCAGCCCAACAGATGGTGCCAAGCTCCTGAGCACAGACCAGCACAGTGAAATCAGGGTTTACTCATCTTCAGACTGGACCAAGCCACAGCACCTGATCCCACATCCCCACCGGCAGTTTCAGCACCTCACACCTATTAAG GCTACGTGGCATCCTCGCTATGACCTCATTGTAGCAGGTCGCTACCCAGACCCTAAGTTCCCAGGGTACACGGTGAACGAGCTACGAACCGTTGATGTATTCGATGGAAACACTGGGGAGATGGTTTGTCAGCTCCATGATCCAAATGCTTCTGGTATCATCTCG CTCAATAAATTTAACCCTATGGGAGACACGCTGGCTTCTGGCATGG GCTTTAATATTCTGATCTGGAGCCGGAAGGAGATGGTGGCCAAGAAGCAAGAACATCTTTTGAAAGCCATGACAGAACAGGGGATTGGAAGCTGGAGTTGGTCCAGACGTGGAGGGCAGAGGCAAGCAAACCCTGGGACAAGCAAACTCAAAGCTAACTTACTGTCTTGGGAGCTGGAGGAGACGAGAACAAAAAGCAGTAATTCTAAATCACAGGGAAGGAAGCGAAAAGGGAAGGATCTAGAGAACTGA